The genomic interval GTTGTCTTTGAGTGAGTTGTTAGGATCCGAAAATCTGTGTTTTGGAGGTGTAAATGTTTGGGATAACGATCACAACTTCTATGTTCCGGTTTGGCGATATGCTAACCCTGAATGGCCGGATTATATACCTGAAAATGATAATACTTTAAAAGTTCTTAAAGTACATGTTGAGGGAGACACCTATAGTGCAGAAAAAATTTACTTTACCGATAACGGACAAGAGGATGGAGCTCCTTTGTTACCGGGTTTTAGAAATCACTCCTGTTGGTCGGGGATTGGGGCTTCTTCACTTGGAAATATTTATATAGCTTCGAGTAACCATTATCAAACTTCGGATGGAAATGGAATTCACGGAAATGTTGCAATTTATAAGTACGATCCGGTTGCAGATAAAATGAGTTTTATAAATGATATTAAATCTGTTTCAGAATCTGTTAACAACTGGATAGGCGACGAGAGTCAGCATAAAGTACATACTTTCCTTCTGGAAAACAGTGATGGTAAAATATATTTTGCATCAGACGATTATGAACCCAGTAGTACTACTAGAGGCGGTCATGTTTATACTTTGGATATAAATACAGATGAAATAGTCGATTACAGTAAAACTCAGGATTATGTTATGTTGGAGGATTTTGCTGTTATAGATAATGGAACAGAACCAAGTGCTACAAGTGGTGTGTTCATTGAACGTTACGGGATTAAAGGGCTTTCTTTAAACTCAAATTCACCGAACGATCTATACGCTATGACTTTTTCTTATAATGATTATAATCCTTCTGATGAAAAACATGAGTTTAATTCCGGTTATGTTATTAAGCATGCAATTGATGGAGTATTAGGTATTGGTGATGAATTAACAGTAGAGCTAAGTATGT from Bacteroidota bacterium carries:
- a CDS encoding T9SS type A sorting domain-containing protein, producing MVKKILYILVLLPMVSFSQEYSEYMEKIGESSRTSYVMYTANNGDLYYVDIDEADYLDMLKYEKSSGETVVIAENFAYRFNDQGIERNEGIGSIAPTADGNTVYCMTTDGRNPEIFKLDVLSDTYVSVVKVFVEDPFMGFPAGWRIFNMTLSEDEKSIFIVNNNASYDNKGVYKVDIETGITNKVLSLSELLGSENLCFGGVNVWDNDHNFYVPVWRYANPEWPDYIPENDNTLKVLKVHVEGDTYSAEKIYFTDNGQEDGAPLLPGFRNHSCWSGIGASSLGNIYIASSNHYQTSDGNGIHGNVAIYKYDPVADKMSFINDIKSVSESVNNWIGDESQHKVHTFLLENSDGKIYFASDDYEPSSTTRGGHVYTLDINTDEIVDYSKTQDYVMLEDFAVIDNGTEPSATSGVFIERYGIKGLSLNSNSPNDLYAMTFSYNDYNPSDEKHEFNSGYVIKHAIDGVLGIGDELTVELSMYPNPVSNGRFEIKFAHSNFSVQILNLNGQIVYANDMQNDVSVISTLNLNAGMYLVKVSTDDYKTFTKKLIVR